In the Plodia interpunctella isolate USDA-ARS_2022_Savannah chromosome 6, ilPloInte3.2, whole genome shotgun sequence genome, one interval contains:
- the LOC128670917 gene encoding uncharacterized protein LOC128670917 produces the protein MLWPVCLVLLGIYALFCWRNREFNKIAKRLPSNLKRVPILEHSINFMGNAKDRMRGLKLVGEDAIKNKEGMVSLWLAHKFFVIIADPDSAEVVSKMCLEKDDLMKFISVLIGNGSIFAPVKIWRPRRKILAPNFGTKTLNSFVKIFSNQAAILTEQLKCAVGNGNVSLFEKVTKYSMDSVCETALGIKVNSQSIPNHPIPEAFYQFCNKVSYRLVKPWLYYDLIYKFHWHCKQVQMASNLIQQYVSKIIKSKRLSMKEQKTTITENKSECSSNSDQDSAKPKSFLEILIESGGDKGFTDLELQEETLVMLLAGTDTSSVAVSFTALMLAKHPDVQDKVYQEIEEVIGNTERSIESNDLPKLKYLEAVVKESLRLYPPVPVVVRKVDKNITLPSGIILTKGVCALIHIWAIHRNPKYWGLDANQFKPDRFLEGPLSQPLAFMPFSSGPRMCLGYQFAMMSIKTVMAHLLRRYRILSAKMTNGVNDNMEFDDDDLPVTFEIMMKHAGNFELQLELRNLLLQICLLLVGTCAIYIYRKNRANKFHEIYKQCPTKARRVPILEHAVNFMGSAEDRMKSFQKMGQEAIYDYKGNVSFWIGPKFFVMIGDGVDADMIAKTFLEKGDLMKLSKRLIGSGSLFSPAAIWRPRRRAIAPNFGLKTLNSYVKIFSRQSQILVEQLEKAIGNGDFSIFEKVTKYSIDTLCETAFGVEMKTQSIPKHPAIHAFYRFCDVAIRRILTPWLHPDFIYRWHKDYPDFESNANILQEYVGQIVKAKRQDINERKQNNEIQEQDETTVKSLLENLIETGENKGFNDTVLQEEILVVMLAGTDTSSASISFIMLLLAKHPDIQEKVYQEIKDVIGTKSHVEASDLPKLKYLEAVIKEGLRLYPTVPIIARNVDRDITLPSSGMKLVSGVGAMLNIWAIHRNPRHWGPDVKQFRPERFLEGLEYPAAFFPFSTGPRNCIGYQYGVMSMKTVMATMLRRYKVIPATGVTIDHLGDDDIPLIIEVTLKHKDDFMIQLEHRK, from the exons ATGTTGTGGCCAGTCTGTTTAGTTTTACTCGGCATATATGCGTTGTTTTGTTGGAGAAATAGGGAATTCAACAAAATTGCAAAACGACTTCCAAGCAATTTGAAAAGGGTCCCGATTTTAGAACACTCTATTAATTTCATGGGAAATGCTAAAG atcGTATGAGAGGATTAAAGTTAGTAGGAGAAGATGCAATCAAGAACAAAGAAGGAATGGTCAGTTTATGGTTGGCacataaattttttgtta TAATTGCAGATCCCGATTCCGCTGAAGTGGTTTCGAAAATGTGTCTAGAGAAAGACGacttgatgaaatttatttctgtgCTAATCGGCAACGGAAGCATTTTCGCACCAG TTAAAATATGGCGTCCTCGACGAAAAATACTAGCTCCAAACTTTGGAACGAAAACCCTAAATAGTTTTGTGAAGATTTTTTCCAATCAAGCTGCAATTTTGACTGAACAACTTAAATGCGCAGTTGGAAATGGTAATGTTTCTCTATTCGAAAAAGTTACCAAGTATTCTATGGATTCCGTTTGTG aaacagCACTTGGGATAAAAGTGAACTCGCAAAGTATTCCGAACCACCCGATCCCAGAAGCATTCTAccaattttgtaacaaagtcTCTTACCGATTGGTAAAACCTTGGCTTTACTACGACCTAATTTACAAATTCCATTGGCATTGCAAACAAGTTCAGATGGCATCTAACCTCATACAACAATACGTATCAAAG ATTATTAAATCAAAGCGACTTAGTATGAAAGAACAGAAAACGACAATAACGGAAAACAAATCTGAATGTAGTTCAAATTcag ATCAAGACTCAGCTAAACCCAAGAGTTTCCTAGAAATTCTAATAGAATCAGGTGGAGATAAGGGTTTCACCGATCTAGAGCTGCAAGAAGAGACTCTAGTGATGTTATTAGCAGGCACTGACACTTCTTCTGTAGCAGTCTCGTTCACAGCACTGATGTTAGCAAAACATCCGGATGTACAGGACAAAGTGTATCAAGA aattgAAGAAGTAATCGGAAATACAGAAAGAAGTATTGAATCAAATGATTTGCCGaaactgaaatatttagaaGCAGTTGTAAAGGAGTCCCTAAGGTTATATCCACCAGTGCCGGTGGTTGTCAGGAAagtagacaaaaatattactttac CGTCAGGAATTATCCTAACTAAAGGCGTATGCGCCCTGATTCATATTTGGGCTATCCACAGGAACCCAAAATATTGGGGTCTCGATGCAAATCAGTTTAAACCTGATAGGTTTCTAGAGGGCCCGTTGTCACAACCATTGGCTTTTATGCCTTTCAGCAGTGGACCGAGAATGTGTTTAG GTTATCAATTCGCCATGATGTCAATCAAAACCGTCATGGCGCACCTTTTAAGACGATACAGAATCTTATCAGCAAAGATGACAAACGGTGTCAACGACAATATGGAGTTTGATGACGATGATCTACCCGTAACCTTTGAAATCATGATGAAACATGCCggaaattttgaattacaaTTGGAATTAAggaatt tgttattgcaAATATGTTTGCTTTTGGTTGGGACATgtgcaatatatatttaccgaAAAAATAgagcaaataaatttcatgaaatttataaacaatgtcCAACCAAAGCTAGACGAGTACCGATCTTGGAACATGCTGTCAATTTCATGGGTAGTGCTGaag ATCGCATGAAATCGTTTCAGAAAATGGGACAGGAGGCAATTTATGACTACAAAGGCAATGTCTCTTTTTGGATTGGACCCAAGTTTTTTGTTA TGATAGGAGATGGCGTGGACGCAGACATGATTGCGAAAACATTCCTGGAGAAGGgtgatttgatgaaattatcCAAAAGATTAATAGGCAGCGGCAGTCTTTTTTCACCag ctGCAATTTGGCGTCCACGTCGACGAGCTATAGCTCCAAACTTCGGATTGAAAACGCTCAAtagttatgtaaaaatattttctcgaCAGTCCCAAATTTTGGTAGAGCAACTAGAAAAAGCAATAGGAAACGgtgatttttctatatttgaaaaagttaCCAAGTATTCTATAGACACTCTTTGTG AGACAGCATTTGGTGTAGAAATGAAGACCCAGAGTATACCAAAGCATCCAGCGATTCATGCTTTCTACCGTTTTTGTGACGTCGCAATTAGACGTATACTGACACCTTGGCTCCATCCGGATTTCATTTACCGATGGCACAAGGACTACCCGGATTTTGAGTCAAATGCTAATATCTTACAAGAATATGTTGGACAG ATTGTCAAAGCAAAGCGACAAGATATAAATGAGCGGAAACAAAATAACGAAATTCAGGAGCAAG ACGAGACTACAGTTAAAAGTTTGCTGGAGAATTTGATCGAAACAGGAGAAAATAAAGGTTTTAATGATACAGTGCTACAAGAAGAAATTTTAGTAGTAATGTTAGCTGGCACTGATACTTCTTCAGCAAGTATTTCATTCATAATGCTTTTGTTAGCAAAACATCCGGATATTCAAGAGAAAGTTTATCAAGA gATCAAAGATGTCATTGGAACAAAATCACACGTCGAAGCAAGTGATTTACCGAAACTGAAGTATTTAGAAGCAGTTATAAAAGAGGGACTGAGATTATATCCAACAGTACCAATAATTGCTAGGAATGTGGACAGAGACATCACTTTGC CTTCCTCCGGAATGAAACTGGTGAGCGGAGTTGGCGctatgttaaatatttgggCTATCCATAGGAATCCTAGGCACTGGGGTCCTGATGTCAAACAGTTCAGACCTGAAAGATTCCTTGAAGGATTAGAGTACCCTGCTGCCTTTTTCCCCTTCAGCACTGGGCCCAGGAATTGTATAG GCTATCAATACGGTGTGATGTCAATGAAAACTGTCATGGCTACTATGTTGAGACGGTATAAGGTTATACCAGCAACTGGTGTGACCATAGACCATTTGGGTGATGATGACATACCTTTAATAATTGAAGTCACGTTGAAGCATAAAGACGATTTTATGATTCAGTTGGAACATAGGAAATAA
- the LOC128670750 gene encoding juvenile hormone esterase — translation MKFCVFILVNMMVVWSCSCETSPTVTVKEGILKGSVNDLLDGGKYFSFKGIPYAQPPIGKLRFKAPLPPKPWSGTYHATKHGEVCPQRDVTDTLVPGSEDCLFLNVYTKSLLSRPKLPVMVFIHGGAFITGSGNSDWYGPEFLLQHDVIVVTINYRLEVLGFLSLDSPEVPGNAGMKDQVAALRWIQNNIAQFGGDPDNVTIFGESAGSASVTYHLVSPMSKGLFHKVIAQSGSCIDDWAIGRGSIERAFRTSKVLGKESKNIDELLKYLQSVPAVDLVGMTYKTRTADEERADFAMFFNPVVEKKFEGVESFLNEDALEILMKGKSNEVPLLIGYNSIEGLMSVSEDKIIDKNNDTKFLVPREILRKISAEKAKDMGERIKTFYVGDKNFSNDTVKSFVNIVTDTNFIYNMNRFAAYYSATKQSVFAYRFNYDTDLNIAKKYTSIPAMKGATHADDLFYLFYNADVDKAYKNEKKLRDIVLNLTKMWTNFAKSGNPTPDNHLGVTWKPYNAGKQFMMLEEPFLKMGPNPDNDRLVFWNNLYCEAKVPYINL, via the exons atGAAGTTTTGTGTTTTCATATTAGTTAATATGATGGTAGTATGGTCCTGTTCTTGTGAG accAGCCCCACAGTAACTGTAAAGGAAGGAATTTTGAAAGGATCTGTAAATGATTTACTCGACGGAGGGAAATATTTCAGTTTCAAAGGGATACCCTACGCACAACCACCAATTGGAAAACTCAGGTTTAAG GCTCCATTACCACCAAAACCTTGGAGCGGCACTTACCATGCAACAAAACATGGCGAAGTATGCCCTCAGCGAGATGTTACAGATACACTCGTACCGGGAAGTGAAGACTGTTTGTTCCTAAATGTTTATACCAAATCCCTGTTATCTCGTCCGAAGTTACCAGTGATGGTGTTTATCCACGGCGGAGCCTTCATCACTGGTAGTGGAAATTCAGATTGGTATGGTCCAGAATTCTTGTTGCAACATGATGTAATAGTTGTTACGATCAACTACAGACTTGAAGTCCTAGGTTTCTTGAGTTTAGATAGCCCTGAGGTGCCTGGAAATGCTGGGATGAAAGATCAAGTTGCTGCACTGAGATGGATCCAGAATAACATCGCTCAATTTGGAGGTGATCCAGACAACGTTACAATTTTTGGAGAGAGTGCCGGTTCTGCTTCTGTGACTTATCATTTGGTATCTCCAATGTCAAAAGGATTATTCCACAAAGTTATAGCACAAAGTGGAAGTTGTATAGATGATTGGGCTATTGGAAGAGGTTCAATAGAAAGGGCATTTAGAACCAGCAAAGTCTTAGGAAAAGAGTccaaaaatattgatgaattACTAAAATATCTACAAAGTGTCCCCGCTGTGGATCTAGTAGGAATGACATATAAAACCAGGACTGCTGACGAAGAACGGGCAGACTTTGCTATGTTTTTCAATCCtgttgttgaaaaaaaatttgaaggaGTAGAATCGTTTTTAAATGAAGACGCTCTTGAAATACTTATGAAAGGAAAATCAAATGAAGTACCTCTACTGATTGGTTATAACTCAATAGAAGGTCTCATGTCAGTATCGGAAGATAagataattgataaaaataacgaTACAAAGTTCTTGGTACCTAGAGAAATACTAAGAAAAATTTCCGCGGAGAAAGCAAAAGATATGGGAGAACGAATAAAGACATTTTATGTTGGTGATAAAAACTTTTCAAACGATACTGTCAAATCGTTTGTCAATATAGTAACagatacaaattttatatacaacatGAATAGGTTTGCTGCCTATTACTCAGCCACAAAGCAGTCAGTGTTTGCTTACAGATTTAACTATGATACTGATTTGAATATTGCAAAGAAGTATACTAGTATACCTGCCATGAAAGGTGCTACTCACGCTGATGACTTATTCTATTTGTTTTACAACGCAGACGTTGATAAagcttataaaaatgaaaagaaactTAGAgacattgtattaaatttgacAAAGATGTGGACGAATTTCGCTAAGTCCGG AAACCCGACTCCAGATAACCATCTCGGAGTGACCTGGAAGCCTTACAATGCTGGCAAGCAATTTATGATGCTGGAAGAACCTTTTTTGAAGATGGGACCCAACCCTGATAACGACCGACTAGTTTTTTGGAACAATTTGTATTGTGAAGCTAAAGTAccgtatattaatttataa